The Oryza brachyantha chromosome 7, ObraRS2, whole genome shotgun sequence genomic interval CCCTTCCCCTAAACCCCACGCTTGAAACCTAAACCTTTCCCACCCCattcgcctcgccggcgccgcctccgcctccgccgctgtcGCCCGCAAACCCagccgcgcgcccgcgccgccaaCCTCGCTGTTCTCCGCCATGGCGCCGCGCGGAGACGGCAGGAAGGGGAAGGGCCCGGGGAAGCCCGACCTGCGCCCCCACAGGAAGCCGTTCAAAAAGCACCgcaaggaggaggcggtggacgaaggggagggagagcagcagcagaagcatcCGGCACcggactccgccgccgtcctaGCCGCAGCCGCCGACGATGGAGACTTCCCTAGAGGTGCCCAGTCGCTCTGAATTCCCCCGTCCTTTTGGTCtcccactttttttttttttcgtgtgtGCCAATTTTGTTCGTGTGCGGTGTGGGCAGGAGGGCGTAGCCTGCTGAGCAGGGATGAgatggcggaggcgcgcgccgAGGGTGAGGCGGACTTCgagagagatgagaggaggggaaagaggaagaggaaaggagcctcctcgtcggcggccggtggcgacgacgacttgGGTATCCTCTTCGGTGGGGCGACCACTGGGAAGCTCCCACGCTTCGCCAATCGCATCACGTTAAAGGTATATGGAACACATTGCCTCTCATATGAACATAGACTCCTGTAAAGTTTAGTCCTTGATTTGTAAGTCATGCCTCTAGTTTCTCCGTTGtcagacacacacacacttgaTATGTAGTAGTAGTTCAATCAAGAGTTTCACTTATGTCTCAGCCTGTGGCGCATCTAGTAATGGATAACTCCTGATTCAATTGAGCCATTGAGAATGACATGAAACTGATTGATACTTGAGGCTGATGTCAATAATACAGTAAATTAGACAGAACACATAGAAGCAATGATTGAGACTTGAGAGCTAGTTGTGAACATTGTTAACTGCTGCTAATTTGGTCAAACTGGATGTTTGTATCACCTTTCTCCAATTTTTCTGTGGAGAGGTGTTGCAATACTAGTAACTACTGTTCTGTATCCACCGCTAATAGCTTTGAACATCTAATACTACATGTATGGACCCATAGAATgtcatataaatgttttatcttGAGCCAAATGAAGCTTTAGGATCTATACATTTTGGACCCCAAACATACCTCTACACTATGAATGGACTGTAGCAAGTTTATCCTTGCTCGGGATGTTAGATCAGGATGGAGCAAGAAACATAATGTCAAACTAATTCGAAACCAAActttccattttttctttgccAATAAAAGGAGAAAGTTTGCATTTGTTCCTTTTATGTTATCAATCTCCTTGCCTTCCTAGGATACAATTTTATAGGTATGAAAAGATtgacaagaaaataaactatgcaATTCGTAATATCAGAATTGTCCCGTCATTTCCGTGCTGTTCCTCTCGCCACATTTGTCCACATTACATGATGCACAAAACGACAATTCTTATCTCAGCTGTCTGGGAAACAACCAGATTGTTCAGCTATTAGTGTTTTAATAGACTCAATTCAATTGAGACATTGAATTTTGGATAGCACGTTCATTACATTGGCTGGCATACTTTGCATGTAGTCACTTCTAATTATCTATTTGTAGCTGTCCTTATTCTACATTAACTTGACTTACTTTccacttttgttttggtcCTGACTTTTGGACCCGTTTCATCAGTATCTACTTGTACGTTACATTAGTTGGGGATATGGCATGTTTGGTCTAAAATAGCTACtgagaaaataaatcatgtcTCAGTGCTATTGCTTTAAGTGGATAGAGGGAGAACTGCTGTTGGAGTTGCAACAACCTCGCACTCCCCATCGGCCCATCCACTTATTGAATGACCCCAACAAAAATTTCTAGTAATGCCATTTGCAGTTGTGGAGGATATATTGCATGAACTTGAGTTGTGTGCAATGTTGTCTGATCGGCTGATCGAACCTGATCGCCATGGCACCGATCAGGTCAATCAGACCGATTAATCGTCGATCAGACCGATTAATCGAGTCTGATCGGTACAGTACTACAATATATGCAGTGTACTAGTGTgcaatataaaatacaataatagaGGAATAATTTGATGGTTAGATGGTAATTACTTTGAGCTTTGTTGTTTGAGGTGCCCATAACTCTAGATTCTAGTCCTATACTCCATATATTTCTAACAGACTAAAATTCTAGTCCCATACTCCATACTAAAATTCGACGAGACTAAAACCTGCCCAGCCAACTCAAAACTCCAAAGTCACATGCTGATCGGTTGATCGCCACCCCTTCTAATCGCCCGATTAATCGGACCTAATCGTCGACTAATCAGACGATCAGGTTTCTGATCGGCCTGATCGTTACGAATGGCCTAATCGAGGTCAGGGGACCGATCAGCCCGATTAATCGAATCGCGATTAATCGGACGATCAGATAACACTggttgtgtgtgtatatgaaGGTGATGTAGTGCGCACAACACATTCTAATATTCAtggtataatttaaaataggCACCATGATGTTGTTGGCCCCTTCGAATGAGTGCGTTAGATAGATGTGATAATAGCACTATAACCATGTAATTTggttaactttaaatttatgaaaCATGCAGAGAAGGGGAAACTCAAGGATTTTTTGTTCTAGTAAATGACCTGATTAAATTGTAAAATGTTTTCTGTTTGATCTGCAACAAGAAATCGTGGGACATATTATTAGAAGTTCAAGTTGGTCGTGGGGTCTGTTGCTctcattatgatttttttgataaagtagccatgatatatattttttcttttgccagAATATTTCTCCAAATATGAAGCTATGGGGTGTTGTAATTGAAGTTAACCAAAAAGACATTGTTGTGAGTCTACCTGGTGGAATGAGAGGGTTTGTTCGCTCAGAGGAAGTGCGTGACACTGCTTCGCAGGAAACTAATAAGGTATTGGATAGTTTGAAACTCTTATTCCTTTAGAAACTCTCGGTTTTGGTGTTGGTCTATCTGCAAATTGCCAACAATAAATCCAACTGATgcagttatatattttagttatgaTTTCTCATTGTTAGCAACTTGTATTCATTTGTAGGATAGCGAGGGCAGTATATGTGCAGAGGTCGTTCATGTCGGGCAGCTTGTTCCTTGTATAGTTCTAAGAGTTGATGATGATAATAAGGAAGGAAAAGTGAACAGGCGTGTTTGGTTATCGCTACGATTGAGCCGGATATACAAAGGCCTCTCTCTGGATGGTATCCAGGATGGAATGGTATCATCTACTTACCCTGGTTCTGATGCATTACCAGTTTAGTTCTCTTGAAAGAACAGCATGGATTTCCTTATGCATGTTAATTCTTAGGTACTCACCGCCCAAGTGAAAAGTGTTGAGGACCATGGTTACATTCTTCATTTTGGAGTATCCTCTTTTAGTGGATTCATGCCAAAGGCTGACAAAGGTAGTCATAAGCAATGGCTAAATCAGATGTTTGATAGATATTGCATTTTATCCTGCAGCTAGTTAGTGTTCTAAACTTCTAATAGCAGTTACTTGGATCACTATCTGTGCTTTAACTCAGTTTTAGGTTTGGCAACCTTGAAGCTTTCTTAGTACTTGGCAGCTGTACTGTATAGTTGCTTGTAGTTTCACAACTTGTTGCGTTTGCATTTGTGGGAAAACACAATATTTGGTTATCATAGCCCTTTGGTTTCCTCTACTTGTTTACTGTATACATGATCGCTTCTCTTGGTCTTTCTGCATTGAGGTCATGTGCTGATCATGATGTTTGTTTTGGGGAAGTACTTACAGAAAATGTGAAGATTGGGAGTGGGCAACTCATACACTGTGCTGTCAAGGCAATTGATAAAACTCGGGCAATTGTTCACTTGAGTTCTGATGAAGATTTGCTTTCTAAATCTATTGTACGTTGAACTATTATTGGCCAGTGTCTCCAGAATAACTTCTGTACTTTGTTTCTGATATCAGCTATcacttatttctttttttcccctatcTAGATTAAAGATCTGAAAGGCCTTTCTGTTGATAATTTAATTCCTGGCATGATGATCAATGCACGTGTTCATGCAGTTCTTGGAAACGGAATTATGTTATCATTTCTTACTTATTTCACAGGAACAGTAAGTTCTTTCTGAGCACCTCAccattttaacttttaacttcACCTTTTCTTTCGTTTAATGGTACTCTCATTTAAACATTACACTGTATTATTCTTGTCAGgctgatatttttaatttgtccaACTCCTTTCCCTCTGGTAGCTGGAAAGATGATTACATTAAGAATAAGAAGGTATTCAGTAATTTCTCTGTAATATGATCATTGTTGACCCTGATCTCTAAAATATTGGGATATGTGACATTTTTTATGTGAATGATATAGATGCTTATAGTCACTTGTTATCACAGTTCATCAGTTTGTCCTATTCATGCCATCATCCTTTTAATTCATCTACATTGTTTGTTGcctattctattttttatgctttttctttctttagttTTCAGTGAGAAACTTCAAagtcatgtgtttacatggttCTTCTAATCACTAAAAATTATTCTTGGCTGGAAAACTGAAAAAGGATCCTTGTCCAATTTGTTTCTGAAAATAAGGGCAAATTATGGTAAATGTACAAAAGGGATTGAAGTACAAGTAAGTATCTTGAGGTGACTCCCTAGGCCGTCACAGACTGCCACATAGGATCTAATGTGCTGGAGCAAGAGAGTTAATGGGGTGAAACCATGTCTAGCACTATCAAAGCACACACCAACACATTgcgaaacaaacaaaatatcattagGGGTTAAGGTAGTGTCTGTGACACAAAACGAGAGGTAAATAAAAAAGCAAGAGGATGAGTGAAGGATAAGATTTATTATTTGGTTCAACAGACCTGATGTAATGGTAAATAGTTTCTATAATGGTGTCCTGATGACATTAAATGACAGACATGATATGTGATGTCTAGCATTGAGAGTGCCCTACTAAGCATGTATGTCTGGTTCCAAGTCTGTTTTCATCACTACTAAGCATATATTAGTACAGTTGATGCATCTTTTccataaaagtataaaaaaaatcattcatgGACTGGGACATTTGGGTCATGTTATGCATTTGACATGCCACAAGTGATCAGAGTTGTACAACAGATGAGCTAGAATGAGAGAAATTGGTACGTACCATCGCAAAGATGCACAAATGGTAAGTGACTATCGCATGCTAGTGGAATGTAGGGCTCAGGCCTACATTTGAATGTCACATGTTATGGCATTTTCCAACTTTATGACCTATGCGATGTTACCAAGCAGATAGTACACTTTGATTATCTGTAGCAGTGTGAACGGAGCAACTTTATGTATGTTATGGCTGCAAACCAGTCAGGCCCATTGTTTGCTGTTATGCCCTTATGATTGGACTACAGTACCACTGCTATCCATGCTGAAGTAGTACTGGTTCAGaggtagcagtagcagcagcggcagAGGCATCTGAGCCATCTGAACAAGTTTAGAAGATTAGGTTTCTTTTAGTGGTttgattattatttgattatattCCATATTACTCTTATATACTTTTTCTATTGTTAGTTCTGGATTGTTAAGGCAATCCTCTAAGGATAGGCTAGGCTGATCACGAAACTGGATAACAAGAAAGCTCTCCCTATCCTTCTACGGCAGCAATACACCATGGCCTCATGGCCCTCGGCCATTACCCTTACGTTCCCACCCCTACAATACAATCTTCGTTCATGAAAATGAGGTCACAACATTTGAACATGGCAAAAACATACTTACTGGTAGTTTAAATTTCAAAGTCTGCAATTCTGCATGACAATATCCACTTGGTCCTATATTTCATTTGCATTTGCTCAGTTCCAGATCAATTTTTTGCTTCCAACAGTTTGGTTATTGCTGTGGACATTTAGAATGAACTTGTTCCTGTTTTAACCTTTATTCTATTATCTACAGGTAAATGCTCGGATATTATTTGTTGATCCGTCAACAAGGGCAGTTGGGCTTACATTGAATCAGCATTTAATTCGTCTTAAAGTACCCCCTATTGTAAGTTCTCCATTTTTGCATTATTGTTATGCCTATTAAGTTGGCTTTAGTCAAATATAGTTACATAAGACTATTCTGCCCTGCACTCCTGGTCTTTATCTTTTGCGATCTTGGTTTTTTCCATATGTCAGAGCGTTAAAGTTGGAGAAATCTACGATAAAGCACAGGTTCTGAGGATGGATAAAAGGGCTGGTCTTTTTCTTGAAATACCTTCTCCAACTCCATCACCTGGGTTTGTTAGTGTATGTTACTTTCGTGGATGCTCTGATGTTGTTATCATTGATTGGCCTATTCTAGTTTCATGAAGATCCATATTATATTTTCGAATATATCTTCAGATACATGATGTCTCAGACAAAGATGTGAAAAATGTGGAGAAGAAGTTTAAAGAAGGCAGCATGGCACGTGTCCGTGTAATTGGAGTGCGACATCTTGAAGGAGTTGCAATAGGCACGCTAAAAGTAAGTGCATCTCATCTTGTGCAGTTTTCTTAGTGGAGGTTTTCCTTTACAGGAGGCGTTTTTAGATGCAAATCCTGCCTAGTCTGAAGCCTTGATTtgcatttgaattttgaaatccTTCAAATTTGACAGCGTTTGTTCTTACTGAGCAGCTCATTTCACATCCGAAATACATTTCTTATCACCTGTTGGTTCATCCAATCTTACATTCTTATGATCGATTGCATTCGGTAATTCTATTCCACATAAGACAttaagggcctgtttggttgAGTGACTCACCTTTCTTAAGTTTATCATAGTTTTTAAGCTAACTTGACTAAGGTTTGGCTAACAAATTTGAAGCCACACTTCAGCAAGCAAGGGGAAACCTTGCCACACTTTTTGTGCtattgacatgtgggaccaatGTGGTAAAGAAGAAAATGCGCCACAAAGGTCACATGCCTAACATGGTCAACTGGCCTTAGTGGCCTAACATGAAGTTGGAGccaaccaaacaggccctaactAAGCTGCTTTTGGCAGTTTGTTTGGTTAAAATTACCAAtttattgataatttttctTACTGAACATGTGCATATACACTATCCTTGGATTTATTTGGTAAGGCTGCATTGTTTTATGTCAACTTTGCTACAAAAATATGGAGTCGGTTGAATCATGGGTGGTGATTTGATTGAAACGATCGTGTTTGTTTCTTTAGTGTTGTTTAGTATACTGGTAGTCCAGTCTATTCATTATAAGCCAGCCACTTTCTTATTATCTACTATATACTTTGGATTTTTGCTCAATAAGGATCAAATGTACTCCCAAGATAAAATTGACTCCTCTTTAACTCGTTAAATCAGTATATCATCTTATGCACTCCCTATGCAGTTTGCTAATCATTGTCTTCCATCATTTGCATATGCTAATGTCAAGTATTACACTTGACATGCCAGGCAGtagaaaaaatgaatgaatgtTGTAATGGTTTAACTACCAAAAAATCTTTAGCTCTTTGTCcatttatttaatgatattgTAGTTCACttcagatatattttattagatttaCATCATGAACTGGGGTGAAAATTCATGAGCTTAAATGCTCaaattttctttctatttgCAGGAGAGTGCCTTTGAAGGGTCTGTTTTCACTCATGCTGATGTTAAACCTGGAATGGTAGTGAGAGCTAAGGTTGTTACTGTTGAGCCTTTCGGTGCAATTGTGCAGTTCTCCAGTGGTGTGAAAGCACTTTGCCCTCTTCCGCACATGTCCGAATTAGAACATGTTGTAAAGCCGCCAAAGAAGTTTAAGGTGCTACTGTGTTTTTCTTGTTGCCctcttttaatttgtttgcttTATGCCATGGAATTGCCATATGAAAAGCATTACATGTTCATGAATGACAATGCAGTTTTTTGTGTTCCTTTATTTAGGTTGGAGCTGAATTAATTTTCCGTGTTTTGGGTTGCAAATCCAAGAGAGTAACAGTGACATTCAAGAAGTCCCTGGTGCGTTTTCTGTGCTCTTACCACTGGAATTTCTATTTACCATGATTCCTTGTGTAGTCTAGAGCAAGGTGGAATATTTTCAGATTTATCTTAATTCTGTGATAAGATGATTCAAATATAGATGTTACAttcttttttagttcattGTTTTGGTTTGTCCTAGTGGGAGTTCAATGATAAAACTGTGTGCTTTTTTACAGGTTAAATCAAAACTTGACGTGCTGGCCTCATATGCTGATGCCAAGATTGGTTTATTGACACATGGATGGATTTCTAAAATTGAAAAGCATGGCTGCTTTGTGAAATTCTACAATGGAGTTCAGGGTTTTGTTAGCAGGTTAATCTCTCACTTTTGAATGCATTAATTCAGTGTCCATTTTAAttgaattcatttttttatgagtGCAAACTACCACTATCTACTATTTTTCTTGACAGctacttattttttgttgaacaTGATTCTGAAACAATTCATTGCACTACTACTCATGATTTGGTGCCAGATCTGAGCTTGCATTAGAGCCAGGTACTGAAGCTGAAAGTGTTTATCATATTGGGCAAGTGGTCAAATGTAGAGTTGTGAGTGTGGTCCCTGCTTCAAGGAAAATAAATGTTAGTTTTGTCATATCTACAAATAGGTGAGcacctttcttttcctttttcatatGATAAATGAGTGCACTTTGatgttcttttattttctgttcttttttttgcagaatttTAATGTGATGACAAGtaattgatgtattttttcttccttgaATATGTGGAATTatatgtagtttatttttaaattccaTTTCCTAGTCTTACTGTTTGTTTTTGTAATGTTATTGGTATCTAGCTTATTCATTTGTTAGATGTTATTTAGTGTATTTCACTTTAGTCATTTGTCTATTTGAAACCTGTGAAATTCCATTTAGTGGAAACTTCCTATTCTTAGCAGTTAGTTGTTCTACAAGTATACGTCTATACTACGCGAGGCAGAAAATTCTCCTttgttcattttgtttttcgtcCGCCCTTTTCTTAGTTTGTCTTTATCTTTGTCCATTGCCAATACTTGaattccctttttcttttttgctggGAAAATGGTCCTGGTAGCTGTTGTGATGGATTAGTGAACCTGTAAGGTTCTTTGCTGGGAAATTTTTCTACTGTGTGTAAactgaagtaaaaaaaaaatcacctttTGTTTGTCTTTCTCTATCATATAGGGTCATTCAAGCTGACACCTCAAAGGTGGGGAGTATTGTATCTGGTGTTGTGGAGCGTCTTACTCCTGCAGCTGTTATTGTCAGTGTAAATGGCTTCCGCAAGGGATCAATACTTAATGAACATCTTGCAGACCATCGTGGTATGTCCTTTTAATTCTTCATTTTCTGTGAAAATGAGGAAACTCTATTTCCCTTAGACAAGGAGCATATAGTCATCGACAATATGcaatatcttttttattagtaCATCGCTGCTGTTATGTGAACCTTGACCGTCTACCTTTTTCAATTAGGTCAAGCTGCTCAGCTGAAGAACTTGTTGAAGCCTGGCTATGAGTTCAATGAGCTCTTAGTTCTTGGtaaaatctccaaaattgaaaattgtaTCCCTTTGTCAACTCAGGGGCAAGCATCCACATATTACTCTGTTTCTAGTGTCTAACATGTACTTCCTCTGCTTTTTATTGACGTTGTGGACATTTAggtctacgtttgaccattcgtcttatttaaaagaattatataattattaattattttgttatgatttgattgatgACTAAGGGAACTTTAAGAATGATGtatattgttatatatttgcacaaaaagttaaataagacgaatgtttAAACGTAGATCTTGGTCTACGTATATTGTCTGTGTTACACTGCATACAACAGATCTTGGTCTACATATATTGTGTTTACGTTACAATCTATTGTTATTTTATAGATCCTTCCCCGTGCACATTTCCCCCTTTCATACACGTATTACTTCATACAACTAAATATTGCCTTTTTCATTGTAAATTCCATGTTCTGCAGATATTGAAGGGCAAAATCTAGTTCTTTCAGCCAAGAACTCACTGATCAAGTGTGCAAGTGACATTCCATCAGAAATATCTCAGATGCAAGCAGGCTCTGTAGTTCatgtacagtttttttttgttgaatttcACATGGATTTCTTTTTGTGGGCAAGTTGGTTGACATCCATTTTTTACTTAGGGTTATGTCTGCAACATCATAGAAGCTGGTTGTTTTGTTCGCTTTCTTGGACATCTGACTGGTTTTTCTCCAAAGGATAAAGTATGCATTTTTCTGCTGTGCTGTTGTTTTGTTAACTTCAATAAATCCtaatcttttttgtttcttgaaGGCTGTTGATCGCTCAGTAGAAAAGCTCTCCAATGCATTCTATGTCGGCCAATCTGTCCGGGGTCATATCCTAAATGTATGTTTGACACTCCCCTTTTGGTACTTCCAAGTTTGCATCCTATGTTACTTATATTCATCTGaatgtttgacctttttacTTAGGTAAATGCAGAATCTGCGAGAGTGAAGCTCTCTCTTCAACAATCTATGTGCTCTTCACCAGACTGTTCATTTGTTCAAGGATACTTTCTTTTAGATCAGAAGGTCACACTCGAAACTATTTGCTACTCTAAGTTTACGCACAATCTTATGTTCATCTTGATTATTTGTGTTGACGGGCACCATGATGGGATTGTAGCAATGTGATCATAAAGATCTTAAGATGAGGTCCAAGCATGCATGATACTAACAAATTTAATACCACCAGCGAAAGGGTCATGTAGGATGATAGTATTATGTGATCTTCTGAATGTAGTATTGAACTATTGGGTTCCTGGCATACCTTGTGCAATGCAGGatttaagggtgtgtttgtcATTGATCTTAAAAGTCCCCCaacataaatttttagtatagCAGATCACATGCAACCTGGTCATCTTAATTTAAAGATTGCATTACAAGCACGGTAACACAAAATGAAAGTTTAAGATATCACACAATTTAGAGTTTTACTATTTCATTCACCTGAAATATCTTATCAGTCATCCAAAACAGGACTTACTATGCTTAaaattgtttcttcttttgggtgtacttttttttttgcagggttcaatatgttctttttatctttgtttCTAGGTTTGAAACTTagaataattaattgtttcaATCTTTATCCAAGTTAGGAGGATTGTTTTTATGTAAGTAAGAGGAGTGGTAGAGAGTGGTTTAGCACTTTTCTAGTCACCTAATCAATTGGCAACCCCATTCTCATAGGCACGAATGCCGTTCTTTGGATATGTTTCAATTTTTACACTTAACAAATGGTGTCTAACTTTTTTATGTAGATCACTGAATTGAAGCATTCAGGTCCTAGTAGTTCTTTCCACAGTTGGTTGAAGACTTTTGCCATTGGTAACTTggtggagggggaggtgggagCGATTGAAGAATATGGCGTGATCCTTAACTTCAAAAGCCATCCGGATATTGTTGGTTTACTTGAACATCATCAACGTATGCATCTCATCTTTCTTGTTTTATTGCACTTTATTTTCACTGGATAGATCAATACCAaacttgttttcctttttctttgcagTTGGTGACAGTAGTGTTGAAGTGGGCTCTTCTGTGAAGGGTCTTGTTATCGATTTATCTGATGGAGTTGTAAATTTATCCCTTAAATCAGAACTCATTCGAAGTGTCAACAATGATGGAAAAAAGAAGGTACTGTTAACATGCGCATTTCTGAAATTCTCGATAATATACCAGTCTGTTTGGTTAGGAGTTGCCTGtcctctaaaagaaaaaaaaaaggtttcttTGCCATTACCATTTGATCATTTTGCACAAAATTCCTGCACACAATTGTATctgatatttcttttctattcTGTCTGTTCCTTAGCTCTTGTTTGACTTTGCAACTGCTGGCCTAACCTTCGAGTACTCCATGTTAATTATGGACAATATTATCACTGTTTGTTTAGGAAAAAAAGACCTCGATTCACATGCTCACTGAATAAAACATTTGCACCATTACATAGGCCCGTTCGAACCAGATAGTAGCTAGTGGATTGTAGTTATTTCTGATTTTATGATAACCTTCTGAGGATACAAACAgatgaatttcaaattaaaattttgaaagaagaaattttgatatagaaactttttccCCCCAAGAATTGCACCTTTTAGCATCTTGGAAATACCCTCCATAGTCTAGTAGCTAGTAGCCGATTAGAATAGGGCCTTGCTAATCTACTAATTTACCGATTTTGATTGCTTTGGGGACAATATCGGATCTAACCTCCACTTCTAACTTCtgtattttactatttttaactGATTATATACACACTACAAGTAAGTCTTTTTATGTTTAACCTCAGAAACGTCACAAAGCTGCAGTTGTGGACTTGGAGCTACATGAGGAAGTGAATGCAATAGTGGAGTTAGTCAAAGAGAGTTACGCGGTGTGCAAATTACTCTTGTCATGTAACCAGTTTACAGCTTCACAAAAGATTGATTCAACCTTACTTTTTTGTTGTCTTGATCAATGTAGGTTCTTTCCATCCCTGAATATAATTATGCAATAGGTTTTGCACCACTGATGGATTACAACTCACAACTACTTCCGTGTCACAACTATGAAAATGGACAGCGGTAATTTTTTCgtgaattaattttagaatatcactttgttgttttaaataacttttagtACTTGTTAAGTTGGTCGCATACTCGATTCTGTAAGTGCTACACATTCTTGCTTGCTTGTAGGGGGGAAAACTATACCTGAATCTTTTACAATGTAGCCTTTTTGAAAACATTTTTCACAAATAGACCTTTGGGAGAAACATTACCGTAGATGGACCCATAGCACCGCGCCATGGAGAATGGTACCAAGGTCCTACTGCACAACACCAAGATGCGTGGCGCCAAGCTAGGTTGACTTGATATAGCGACGATGATGTGGAGGCTGATGTGGCATTTtttgggtggggggggggggtcggTGACAGACTATGTGGCAACGAGGGTTAGCCCTAGCATGCGTGGTGCTGAGCTGGCTGACCCTGGCCCACCTTTTTTTGCCCCTCACCCACTCTTTCCTCATTCTTCCCAGCACCAAACCGAGCCCGAGCAAACTTCTTCTCattcctctctcctcacacCAAAACCTCTCAAATCCACTAttcaacatttttttggtggaattGCAAGGTTTGTGAGCCTGCTCAATTCCACcttgtttgtttttgaatTCATTGGCTATTTTTGAAGATCGGGGTGAAACCTTAGAAATAGATGTTGCTCAAGTTTTTGATTTATAGTGTTGCAGTGATGGTTTGAGTCATAGAAACGTTATTTCAACAAATAGATGGATCTCAAGGTTTTAACCCTA includes:
- the LOC102710221 gene encoding rRNA biogenesis protein RRP5; translated protein: MAPRGDGRKGKGPGKPDLRPHRKPFKKHRKEEAVDEGEGEQQQKHPAPDSAAVLAAAADDGDFPRGGRSLLSRDEMAEARAEGEADFERDERRGKRKRKGASSSAAGGDDDLGILFGGATTGKLPRFANRITLKNISPNMKLWGVVIEVNQKDIVVSLPGGMRGFVRSEEVRDTASQETNKDSEGSICAEVVHVGQLVPCIVLRVDDDNKEGKVNRRVWLSLRLSRIYKGLSLDGIQDGMVLTAQVKSVEDHGYILHFGVSSFSGFMPKADKENVKIGSGQLIHCAVKAIDKTRAIVHLSSDEDLLSKSIIKDLKGLSVDNLIPGMMINARVHAVLGNGIMLSFLTYFTGTADIFNLSNSFPSGSWKDDYIKNKKVNARILFVDPSTRAVGLTLNQHLIRLKVPPISVKVGEIYDKAQVLRMDKRAGLFLEIPSPTPSPGFVSIHDVSDKDVKNVEKKFKEGSMARVRVIGVRHLEGVAIGTLKESAFEGSVFTHADVKPGMVVRAKVVTVEPFGAIVQFSSGVKALCPLPHMSELEHVVKPPKKFKVGAELIFRVLGCKSKRVTVTFKKSLVKSKLDVLASYADAKIGLLTHGWISKIEKHGCFVKFYNGVQGFVSRSELALEPGTEAESVYHIGQVVKCRVVSVVPASRKINVSFVISTNRVIQADTSKVGSIVSGVVERLTPAAVIVSVNGFRKGSILNEHLADHRGQAAQLKNLLKPGYEFNELLVLDIEGQNLVLSAKNSLIKCASDIPSEISQMQAGSVVHGYVCNIIEAGCFVRFLGHLTGFSPKDKAVDRSVEKLSNAFYVGQSVRGHILNVNAESARVKLSLQQSMCSSPDCSFVQGYFLLDQKITELKHSGPSSSFHSWLKTFAIGNLVEGEVGAIEEYGVILNFKSHPDIVGLLEHHQLGDSSVEVGSSVKGLVIDLSDGVVNLSLKSELIRSVNNDGKKKKRHKAAVVDLELHEEVNAIVELVKESYAVLSIPEYNYAIGFAPLMDYNSQLLPCHNYENGQRITVVVGSMASSNPTGRLILLSKASGHNSGVRSSKRAKNKSDFKVGSLVEAEIIDIKPLELLLKFGFNLHGRIHITEVFDDDSTDCPFSKHRIGQTVQARIVAEAEHTGKSGKNSKWELSIRPSLLQGGLEDFAAPNAKLRHSIGDIVRAYVVKVDREWIWLTVSRDVMAHLFVLDSSAEPAELEKFQQCYSVGQAVEGRIIGVNREKRLLRLKVLDSQSELENIDEKQKPVSATVEHTKQGDIIGGRIQKVLPGVGGLVIQIGPHLHGRVHYTEIVDSWVPEPISGFHEGQFVKCKVLDVSRSSEGSVRVDLSLRSSMCENSNQSRLFNDSEICTSRFENIVNMCPGTEIKGYVKSVNSKGCFIMVSRIIEARIILSNLSDEYVENPQNDFPVGLLVHGRVLSAEPQSGKVEVSLRKNTGSKSQKSDDVSYSNLHVGDIIAGQVKRVESYGLFVTIQGSELVGLCHVSELSDEPVVDIHSCHKAGDIVKAKILKIDEKRHRVSLGMKKSYIGSDSTVDTTDDEDGEIVPMDISHNPAMSIDLNHALVLPETESRASVLPLQVSLDDSEASDQENDNEGQEISDRTEVDNKKSNKRLKEKARNQRELEISALEERTLQRDIPQTPDEFEKLVRSSPNSSFVWINYMAFLLDLADIDKARAVAERALRTINIREEEEKLNVWVAYFNLENEYGSPREDAVKKIFQRALQYCDPKRVHLALLSMYERTEQYTLADELLDRMTKRFKASCKIWLRCIQLSLKQSKDVEYIKTIVKRALLSLPQSKRIKFLSQTAILEFKCGVPEEGRSRFELILREYPKRTDLWSVYLDQEIRLGDTDMIRALFERVTCLSLPPKKMKFLFKKYLEYEKSQGDEERIEHVKQKALEYVQSSLA